The genome window AGACACTGGGTGTCTCCTCTCCAGGGGTATGCGACGGCCTCACCGGGTCTCGCCCGGCTTGTCGGTGTCGCGGGAACGGTCTTCGATCACCCCGGGGATCTCACCGGGTTCGTCGTGGGAGGCCGACTCCTCGACCTTCGCCGCGGGCTCGGCCTTCGCCTCGGCCCCGGGCTCGGTGGCGCTCCGCGCGGCGGGCTCCGCCTTCGCCGCGCCGGTGCTGCCGCTCGCGGTGACCGCGGTCGAGTCGACCACAGCGGGCGCGCCGGCCTTCTCGGCCTCCTCGCGGTCGATCCGGCGGTAGACCACGCGCTGCTGCCCGAGCGTCCAGAAGTTGTTGGCCAGCCAGTAGATCAGGATCGCCAGCGGCAGGAACGGTCCGCCGACGATGGCGAACATCGGGAACAGCCACAGCGTCATCCGGTTCATCACCGCGGTCTGCGGGTTCTGCGCGGCCTCGGCCGTCTGCCGCTCCACGCCGTGGCGCGCGGTGAAGTGGGTCGCGATCGCGGCCGCGATCATCAGCGGCACGCCGACCAGCAGCATCGAGGTCCGGTCGGTCTGGAAGTGCGCGAGCACCTCCGGCGCCTGGCTGATGGTGTTCGACAGTTTCGCGCCGAACAGGTCTGCCTCGACGAAGGAGGCGACGTCCTCGGCGCTGAACACGTAGTTGGAGGGAGCACCGGGCCGGAACCCGTTGAGCACGTGGAAGAGGCCGATGAAGACCGGCACCTGCACCAGCATCGGCAGGCAGCCGCTGACCGGGTTGAACCCGTGCTCGGCCTGGAGCTTCTGCATCTCCTGGGCCATCTTCTGCCGGTCGTCGCCGTACTTCTCCTGCAGCGCCTTGATGTGCGGCGCGAACTCCTGCATCTTCTTCATCGACCGGACCTGGTGCACGAACGGCTTGAACAGCAGCGCCCGCAGCGTGAAGACCAGGAACACGACCGACAGCGCCCACGCGAAGCCGCTGGCGGGGTCCAGCACGAAACCGAACACCTCGTGCCAGAACCACAGGATGGCCGACACCGGGTAGTAGATGAAATCCAGCACTGAGCTACTCCTCGGCAGGGGTCTGGGGTGCGCGGGCACGACCTGACGTCCGGCGCGGCGGCACCGGGTCGAGTCCGCCCGGGTGCCACGGGCCGCAGCGAAGCAGCCTGCGCGCGGTGAGCCAGCTGCCCCGGAGGGCGCCGTGCACCGTCAGCGCCTCGACCGCGTACGCGCTGCAACTCGGGTAGAAGCGGCAGGACGGCGGCAACAGGGGAGAGATCACCTTGCGGTAGGCGTGCACCGGAACCAGCAGCACCCAGGCGAGCGGGCTCGCGCGCCGGCCTGGCGCTCGGAGCCTGTCTTCGTCGGTCACGAGGTCGTCCCGTGCCGGATCGCCTGCTGGTCTCACGGCGTCTTCTGCCATCACCTGGAACCCGTCGGAGGGCGTGCGGCGCCTTCGGCCCGGGTGCCGGTCAGGCGCAGCTTGCGCAACGCCGCGTCGAGGTCCGCACCGAGGTCCCGGCTCGGCGCACCGGCCGCCGGGGGCAAGGCGCGTACCACCACCAGTGTGCCAGCGGGCAGCGCCGGGATGCGGTCGCGCATCAGGTGGCGCAGCTGACGGGCCACCCGGTGCCGGACCACGGCCGAACCCACGGCCTTGCTGACGACAAAACCCACCCGGGTCGACTCGCTCGAATCCCGGGTGGGTGCCGTGTGCACGTCGGCTTCCGGTGACTCCGCGCGGTGGGACGGTCGCCCTTCGTTCCGGCCCGGGGGCGCGTCGAGTTCGGCGCGCGCCT of Saccharopolyspora erythraea contains these proteins:
- the yidC gene encoding membrane protein insertase YidC, translating into MLDFIYYPVSAILWFWHEVFGFVLDPASGFAWALSVVFLVFTLRALLFKPFVHQVRSMKKMQEFAPHIKALQEKYGDDRQKMAQEMQKLQAEHGFNPVSGCLPMLVQVPVFIGLFHVLNGFRPGAPSNYVFSAEDVASFVEADLFGAKLSNTISQAPEVLAHFQTDRTSMLLVGVPLMIAAAIATHFTARHGVERQTAEAAQNPQTAVMNRMTLWLFPMFAIVGGPFLPLAILIYWLANNFWTLGQQRVVYRRIDREEAEKAGAPAVVDSTAVTASGSTGAAKAEPAARSATEPGAEAKAEPAAKVEESASHDEPGEIPGVIEDRSRDTDKPGETR
- the yidD gene encoding membrane protein insertion efficiency factor YidD; translated protein: MTDEDRLRAPGRRASPLAWVLLVPVHAYRKVISPLLPPSCRFYPSCSAYAVEALTVHGALRGSWLTARRLLRCGPWHPGGLDPVPPRRTSGRARAPQTPAEE
- the rnpA gene encoding ribonuclease P protein component, which translates into the protein MLPAAARLTRSQEFRLVVRRGRRAGRSRLVVHVLPPDTEARAELDAPPGRNEGRPSHRAESPEADVHTAPTRDSSESTRVGFVVSKAVGSAVVRHRVARQLRHLMRDRIPALPAGTLVVVRALPPAAGAPSRDLGADLDAALRKLRLTGTRAEGAARPPTGSR